A DNA window from Halomicrobium mukohataei DSM 12286 contains the following coding sequences:
- a CDS encoding ABC transporter substrate-binding protein yields the protein MTTEDCDGRRSRVTRRRMLESVGGAGTLALAGCLGSDSSSTATSSGDGSVTIALTAPETGHYAPVGEHERDGFELAVRHLNEGGGIVDDSEYGSLSGDGVLGSTVETAVLDTEGSPATTESKVRPRLDGDEFAAVFGGVAGSVAQTNRDLADEYETPYFVGSSTVDALTGSGCSPHVYRHLFNSTTLARSLVSELASDITSQQSTFHVYADAPEGNDLFHSISDVVSRRDLPWRPTGGIAVRPGTTNFESAINEGTLSDVTLVFLDVFGLDAVNAIQWARDTLSEDTTVVVPYLTQSIADLLGDRVAGIYGTTGWHEDLGTPLAGTFGEAYQREYGRSDSDALVAPGPAQTVYAQVVLFAHAAERAGSFDATALRTELEGLGYAAGAGTQEMRACDHQSIRSVPIVRGRAQTESIDNNLELRAVKRGMEPGCEEPPASSCDL from the coding sequence ATGACCACTGAGGACTGCGACGGGCGTCGTTCGCGCGTCACGCGGCGGCGAATGCTCGAATCTGTCGGCGGTGCTGGAACGCTGGCACTCGCCGGCTGTCTGGGATCTGATAGCTCATCCACCGCGACGAGCAGCGGCGACGGGTCGGTCACGATCGCGCTCACGGCACCCGAGACGGGCCACTACGCTCCCGTCGGTGAGCACGAACGCGACGGGTTCGAACTGGCCGTCAGGCACCTCAACGAAGGGGGTGGGATCGTCGACGACTCCGAGTACGGTTCCCTCTCGGGCGACGGCGTGCTGGGCTCGACCGTCGAGACTGCCGTGCTGGACACGGAGGGCAGCCCCGCGACGACCGAATCGAAGGTGCGCCCGCGTCTCGACGGCGACGAGTTCGCGGCGGTGTTTGGCGGCGTCGCCGGATCCGTCGCACAGACCAATCGCGACCTCGCCGACGAGTACGAGACGCCGTACTTCGTCGGCTCGTCGACGGTCGACGCACTCACCGGGAGCGGCTGCTCGCCCCACGTCTACCGGCACCTGTTCAACTCCACGACGCTGGCCCGGTCGCTCGTGTCCGAGCTCGCCAGCGACATCACGAGCCAGCAGTCGACCTTCCACGTCTACGCCGACGCACCGGAAGGCAACGACCTGTTCCACTCGATCAGCGATGTCGTCTCCCGCCGTGACCTCCCCTGGCGGCCGACGGGGGGTATCGCGGTCCGCCCGGGAACGACGAACTTCGAGTCGGCAATCAACGAGGGGACCCTCTCCGACGTGACACTCGTCTTTCTCGACGTGTTCGGACTGGACGCCGTCAACGCGATCCAGTGGGCCAGAGACACGCTCTCCGAGGATACGACGGTGGTAGTGCCGTATCTCACGCAGTCGATCGCGGACTTGCTCGGGGACCGGGTGGCGGGAATCTACGGTACGACAGGCTGGCACGAGGATCTGGGGACCCCACTGGCCGGCACCTTCGGCGAGGCCTACCAGCGCGAGTACGGGCGGTCGGACTCGGACGCGCTCGTCGCACCGGGACCGGCACAGACCGTCTACGCACAGGTCGTCCTCTTTGCCCACGCCGCCGAACGAGCCGGGAGCTTCGACGCCACAGCGCTTCGGACGGAACTCGAAGGACTTGGGTACGCAGCCGGTGCGGGAACACAGGAGATGCGGGCCTGTGACCACCAGTCTATCCGTTCGGTCCCGATCGTTCGCGGTCGAGCACAGACGGAGTCTATCGACAACAACCTCGAACTACGCGCTGTCAAACGCGGTATGGAACCCGGCTGTGAGGAGCCGCCCGCATCGTCGTGCGATCTGTAG
- a CDS encoding COX15/CtaA family protein has product MTSRFRRLLLTTTAGTLLLMLVGLYTAYKGAGLTCEQRWPLCDGWMGLFPANLVSFIEWSHRLLAMLVGFALLGVLYLAWRRQDDRRVKWAVTAAVVLLPSQIILGALTVTEFTALITAAHFFTASLILLCLTAACVWTVEPPSVGGLRTLAILAAVAVPFHLALDGSLFAVPVSVLTGYYALSFLLWGALVAGALWAHGHGLPRARLLFALGSAVTWFDMLVARRKFGLDQTLTDAGAVVVLVLIAGAIWTLSKRSKTGGLAATRAD; this is encoded by the coding sequence ATGACGAGTCGTTTCCGTCGGCTGTTGCTCACCACGACGGCCGGAACGCTCCTCCTGATGCTCGTCGGGCTCTACACCGCCTACAAGGGCGCAGGGTTGACCTGTGAACAGCGATGGCCGCTCTGTGACGGCTGGATGGGCCTGTTCCCCGCGAACCTCGTGAGTTTCATCGAGTGGTCCCACCGGCTGCTGGCGATGCTCGTCGGCTTCGCGCTGCTTGGCGTCCTGTATCTCGCCTGGCGACGCCAGGACGACCGTCGGGTGAAGTGGGCCGTCACCGCCGCCGTCGTACTGCTCCCCTCCCAGATCATCCTCGGTGCGCTGACGGTGACGGAGTTTACTGCCCTGATCACCGCGGCGCACTTCTTTACCGCCTCGCTCATCCTGCTCTGTCTCACGGCGGCCTGTGTCTGGACCGTCGAACCGCCGTCTGTCGGTGGACTCCGCACGCTGGCGATCCTCGCTGCTGTGGCGGTCCCCTTCCACCTCGCGCTCGACGGCTCCCTGTTTGCGGTGCCGGTCAGCGTGCTCACCGGCTACTACGCCCTCTCTTTCCTCCTCTGGGGCGCGCTCGTCGCGGGGGCGCTGTGGGCACACGGCCACGGACTCCCTCGTGCGCGTCTCCTCTTCGCGCTGGGCAGTGCCGTCACCTGGTTCGACATGCTCGTCGCACGCCGGAAGTTCGGGCTCGACCAGACGCTGACGGACGCGGGTGCGGTGGTCGTCCTCGTCCTGATCGCGGGCGCGATCTGGACGCTCTCGAAGCGGTCGAAGACCGGCGGTCTGGCCGCGACGCGGGCGGACTGA
- a CDS encoding TVP38/TMEM64 family protein: MKQSTRRQLGGVVAFAALVLVASLVLSPRQLLDEVAHLSAHPLQFGAALLVLYLVRPLFAWPISPISALVGYVLGLRYGIPVALVGATLTTIPPFLFARYAGRSGGGLFARLNDAGRRFISVTGATRGVLAARLSPLPADPVSYGAGFSGVSTRAYVVGTFLGEIPWVFVEVLAGASMRTLSTEGLSAGLHVLLGSFAVAVVLLAGPAYRHVRSARPSRN; the protein is encoded by the coding sequence ATGAAACAGTCGACGCGACGGCAACTCGGGGGTGTCGTGGCCTTCGCCGCGCTCGTGCTCGTCGCGTCGCTGGTGCTCTCGCCCCGGCAGCTGCTCGACGAGGTCGCACATCTCTCGGCACATCCCCTCCAGTTCGGCGCGGCGCTGCTCGTGTTGTATCTCGTTCGCCCGCTGTTTGCCTGGCCGATCAGTCCGATCTCCGCGCTCGTGGGCTACGTACTGGGCCTCCGGTACGGGATCCCTGTCGCACTGGTCGGAGCGACGCTGACGACGATCCCGCCCTTCCTGTTCGCCCGCTATGCCGGGCGTAGCGGCGGCGGGCTGTTCGCCCGGCTCAACGACGCGGGCCGGCGGTTCATCTCTGTCACGGGCGCGACCCGCGGCGTTCTCGCGGCACGCCTCTCGCCGCTCCCCGCGGATCCGGTCTCGTACGGTGCCGGCTTCTCCGGCGTCTCGACGCGGGCCTACGTCGTCGGGACGTTCCTCGGAGAGATCCCGTGGGTGTTCGTGGAGGTGCTCGCCGGTGCGTCGATGCGGACCCTCTCGACCGAGGGGCTGAGCGCGGGCCTGCACGTGCTGCTTGGCTCGTTCGCGGTGGCTGTCGTGTTGCTGGCGGGGCCCGCGTACCGTCACGTCCGGTCGGCTCGTCCCTCGCGCAACTAG
- a CDS encoding replication factor C large subunit gives MADWTERYRPTTLAEVRGNDKARDALREWAESWEDHREAVILHGAPGIGKTSAAHALANDMEWPTIELNASDSRTKDVIEKVAGEAAKSGTLTAGGAGRRLVVMDEADNIHGNADRGGARAITSLVKEANQPMILIANEFYEMSNGLRNACDDIEFRDVGKRSIVPVLRDVLRQEEIAFDDEALTEIAEMNDGDLRGAIKDLQALAEGRDHLAADDVVTGERDTTEGIFDYLDLLLKEAGPQEALEASYDVDETPDDLINWIEDNMPKEYAGSELTTAYEFLANADRWLGRVRAKQNYSFWRYAGDNMTAGVAAAREGTKGGWTRYGPPSYWSKLGRSKGTRNTRDHIAQQIAAVNGVSMRTARREIMPFLATMTHHCKNRELTVAMAAQYEMDASHVAFVTGSGKDTNKVQSIVEDAEELREEAAVEGSDGAFEGASAGETTQDATGTDDTHDDTDDGGQATLGGEPAGDDGEADDSDGSQESDDGDQQSGLSDFM, from the coding sequence ATGGCCGACTGGACGGAGCGATACCGCCCGACGACGCTGGCGGAGGTGCGGGGCAACGACAAGGCCCGCGACGCCCTGCGAGAGTGGGCCGAGAGCTGGGAGGACCACCGCGAGGCCGTCATCCTCCACGGCGCGCCGGGGATCGGGAAGACCTCCGCGGCCCACGCGCTGGCCAACGACATGGAGTGGCCGACGATCGAGCTCAACGCCTCGGACTCCCGAACGAAAGACGTCATCGAGAAAGTCGCCGGGGAGGCGGCAAAGTCGGGAACGCTCACGGCGGGCGGAGCGGGACGACGGCTCGTCGTCATGGACGAGGCCGACAACATCCACGGCAACGCCGACCGCGGGGGAGCGCGGGCGATCACGTCGCTGGTCAAAGAGGCCAACCAGCCGATGATCCTCATCGCAAACGAGTTCTACGAGATGAGCAACGGGCTGCGCAACGCCTGTGATGACATCGAGTTCCGCGACGTGGGCAAGCGCTCGATCGTGCCGGTGTTGCGGGACGTGCTCCGCCAGGAGGAGATCGCGTTCGACGACGAGGCCCTGACCGAGATCGCCGAGATGAACGACGGCGACCTCCGGGGAGCGATCAAGGACCTCCAGGCGCTTGCGGAGGGCCGGGACCACCTCGCCGCCGACGACGTGGTCACCGGCGAGCGCGACACGACGGAGGGGATCTTCGACTACCTCGATCTCCTGTTGAAAGAAGCCGGTCCCCAAGAAGCACTCGAAGCGAGCTACGACGTCGACGAGACGCCCGACGACCTCATCAACTGGATCGAGGACAACATGCCCAAAGAGTACGCGGGCAGCGAGCTGACGACTGCCTACGAGTTTCTCGCCAACGCCGACCGCTGGCTCGGGCGCGTACGCGCGAAGCAGAACTACTCGTTCTGGCGCTACGCGGGCGACAACATGACCGCCGGAGTCGCCGCCGCCCGCGAGGGAACGAAGGGCGGCTGGACTCGCTACGGCCCCCCGAGCTACTGGTCGAAGCTGGGCCGCTCGAAGGGCACGCGCAACACGCGAGACCACATCGCCCAGCAGATCGCCGCCGTCAACGGCGTCAGCATGCGCACTGCACGCCGGGAGATCATGCCCTTCCTCGCAACGATGACTCACCACTGCAAGAACCGCGAACTCACCGTCGCGATGGCCGCCCAGTACGAGATGGACGCCAGCCACGTCGCCTTCGTCACCGGGTCGGGAAAAGACACCAACAAGGTCCAGTCGATCGTCGAGGACGCCGAGGAGCTTCGAGAGGAGGCCGCAGTCGAGGGGTCGGACGGTGCCTTCGAGGGTGCCAGTGCCGGCGAGACGACACAGGACGCGACCGGCACAGACGACACCCACGACGACACTGACGACGGTGGACAGGCGACGCTTGGCGGTGAGCCCGCGGGCGACGACGGGGAGGCGGACGACAGCGACGGCAGCCAAGAGAGCGACGACGGCGACCAGCAGTCCGGGCTCTCCGATTTCATGTGA
- a CDS encoding methyl-accepting chemotaxis protein: MFDAIVDALGPSDTTETEARPDGGTVGRRESQSEGDVVDVDASQLDAVFEVSDAAAVGRRQVDRQFALDRSDVADLVAEYDQVGASRSAFLTTQELVTESLVEDAFERLRKEVGPDAQNSIDAVERELRERLETAQFVSRTGIEAFEADGDGDAASEATDRFDYHDVLHHVGTPLFVLDPDGEILTWNRSLEDLTGVSETDAKEMEMASMAFYPDGRRGKTLADKVLDAPERTHLEYDVPKVEDAGFTLYRDRSVMADQHGSERHISFSAAPIYDGDELVAVVEMVQDRTEEAERHEAIETLVEEVESTMGALQRGQLDARASFTEDDGKEHVDDQLCEVVESLNEMAEQVERLTHKVDDQAQALASTIEQTTNAAEAVEERVEKQATSLTTAADTVQEIGAGMEEVAATSSEVASAAQRARDAAEEGSDAGQAVKAVTDNLTETSEDLVDSVTDLESQMDEVNEIVDIIADVAEQTNMLALNANIEAARAGESGSGFAVVANEVKSLANETSDHASDISASIDAIQEQAAETADMVDHSHERVQRAESEIDEALTALDEITEAVEEATSGIQEVADANDDQATAIENITSIVEEAREHAQEAETATGQIVSATHQQQTAVDELTDRVDELTSR; the protein is encoded by the coding sequence ATGTTCGACGCCATCGTCGACGCGCTCGGGCCGAGCGACACGACGGAAACGGAGGCGCGACCGGACGGCGGAACGGTCGGTCGGAGAGAGTCACAGTCCGAGGGTGATGTCGTCGACGTCGACGCGTCGCAACTGGACGCCGTCTTCGAGGTATCCGACGCCGCTGCGGTCGGTCGTCGCCAGGTCGACCGGCAGTTCGCGCTCGACCGCTCCGACGTTGCGGATCTGGTGGCGGAGTACGATCAGGTCGGTGCCAGCCGCTCGGCGTTCCTCACCACACAGGAACTCGTCACCGAGTCGCTCGTCGAAGACGCCTTCGAGCGGCTCCGGAAGGAGGTCGGCCCGGATGCCCAGAATTCGATCGACGCGGTCGAGCGCGAGCTCCGAGAGCGCCTGGAAACCGCGCAGTTCGTCTCCCGAACCGGTATCGAGGCCTTCGAGGCCGACGGCGACGGAGACGCGGCGTCGGAGGCGACGGATCGGTTCGATTACCACGACGTGCTCCACCACGTCGGAACGCCGCTGTTCGTCCTCGACCCCGATGGGGAGATTCTGACGTGGAACCGCTCGCTTGAGGACCTCACCGGCGTCTCGGAGACGGACGCCAAGGAGATGGAGATGGCCAGTATGGCCTTCTACCCCGACGGTCGGCGCGGGAAGACGCTGGCCGACAAGGTACTCGACGCCCCCGAACGAACTCATCTGGAGTACGACGTGCCGAAAGTCGAAGACGCCGGATTCACGCTCTATCGGGACCGGAGCGTGATGGCCGATCAACACGGCAGCGAGCGACACATCTCGTTCAGTGCGGCCCCGATCTACGACGGGGACGAGCTGGTCGCCGTCGTCGAGATGGTCCAGGATCGGACCGAAGAGGCCGAGCGCCACGAGGCGATCGAGACGCTGGTCGAGGAAGTCGAGTCGACGATGGGGGCACTCCAGCGAGGGCAGCTCGACGCCCGAGCCTCGTTCACCGAGGACGACGGCAAGGAACACGTCGACGACCAGCTGTGTGAAGTCGTCGAGTCGCTCAACGAGATGGCCGAGCAGGTCGAACGGTTGACCCACAAGGTCGACGACCAGGCCCAGGCGCTCGCGTCGACGATCGAACAGACCACGAACGCCGCCGAAGCGGTCGAGGAACGCGTCGAGAAGCAGGCCACGTCGCTGACGACGGCCGCCGATACCGTCCAGGAGATCGGTGCCGGGATGGAGGAGGTCGCCGCCACGTCGAGCGAGGTGGCGTCGGCGGCACAGCGGGCTCGCGACGCCGCCGAAGAGGGATCCGACGCCGGCCAGGCGGTCAAAGCGGTCACGGACAACCTCACCGAGACGAGCGAGGACCTCGTCGACAGCGTGACGGATCTCGAGTCCCAGATGGACGAGGTCAACGAGATCGTCGACATTATCGCCGACGTGGCCGAGCAGACGAACATGCTCGCGCTCAACGCCAACATCGAGGCGGCCCGCGCGGGCGAGAGCGGGAGCGGGTTCGCCGTCGTCGCCAACGAGGTCAAGAGCCTCGCGAACGAGACCAGCGACCACGCCTCGGATATCTCCGCGAGTATCGACGCGATTCAGGAGCAGGCGGCCGAGACCGCCGACATGGTCGACCACTCCCACGAACGGGTCCAACGAGCGGAGTCCGAGATCGACGAGGCGCTCACGGCGCTCGACGAAATCACGGAGGCGGTCGAGGAGGCCACGAGCGGGATTCAGGAGGTCGCCGACGCCAACGACGATCAGGCGACTGCGATCGAGAACATCACGTCGATCGTCGAGGAAGCCAGGGAACACGCCCAAGAGGCCGAGACGGCGACCGGCCAGATCGTGTCGGCCACGCACCAGCAACAGACGGCCGTCGACGAACTCACCGACCGCGTCGACGAACTGACGAGCAGGTAG
- a CDS encoding DUF7115 domain-containing protein → MEIPDLVRQALGDEEVTAGVNLGDEDAVCFTPTRTLVYRGEGLLSDEGVGEYAHDFERLSISEGRRKTKFTMTYVDDKDSFAVPGKRTSAVLERLLEGNLRVKGVIADDEGVSGVFRFSELTLVVTESRLLKHIGEYTWAGDFESYHYDDVTGLHFEEGSVATAVVLEADGRPERIKAPNDQAGLFRKTLEGSLFAYHDVDSLGELNHALEVDETDGETDDEEASPSGSDGLGLDSGIDPLVGDDEDADPSDERPAAAAGQRQSAASVTSQRDATGSRQASPSADGTTNDADLAAVEEQLATLTETIEQQNELLAKQQQTIKQLIKELRQGR, encoded by the coding sequence ATGGAGATACCAGACCTCGTCCGGCAAGCGCTCGGGGACGAGGAGGTCACGGCCGGCGTCAACCTCGGGGACGAAGACGCCGTCTGTTTCACCCCGACGCGGACGCTCGTCTACAGGGGCGAAGGGTTGCTGAGTGACGAAGGGGTCGGCGAGTACGCCCACGACTTCGAACGCCTCTCGATTTCCGAGGGTCGCCGGAAGACGAAGTTCACGATGACCTACGTCGACGACAAGGACTCGTTTGCCGTCCCCGGCAAGCGTACCAGCGCGGTCCTCGAACGCCTGCTGGAGGGGAACCTCCGCGTCAAGGGCGTCATCGCGGACGACGAGGGCGTCAGCGGCGTCTTCCGCTTCAGCGAACTGACGCTGGTCGTCACCGAGTCGCGCCTGCTCAAACACATCGGCGAGTACACCTGGGCCGGCGACTTCGAGTCGTATCACTACGACGACGTGACGGGGCTGCACTTCGAGGAGGGGAGCGTCGCGACGGCGGTCGTCCTCGAAGCCGACGGCCGTCCGGAACGCATCAAAGCGCCCAACGATCAGGCCGGGCTGTTCCGCAAGACGCTGGAGGGGTCGCTCTTCGCGTACCACGACGTGGACTCGCTCGGCGAACTCAACCACGCTCTCGAAGTCGACGAGACGGACGGCGAGACCGACGACGAGGAGGCGAGCCCCAGCGGGTCGGACGGTCTCGGACTCGACTCGGGCATCGATCCGCTGGTCGGCGACGACGAGGACGCGGACCCCTCGGACGAGCGACCGGCCGCGGCCGCCGGACAGCGTCAGTCGGCCGCCTCGGTCACCTCACAACGTGACGCGACCGGGTCCAGACAGGCGTCTCCGAGCGCCGACGGCACCACGAACGATGCCGACCTCGCGGCCGTCGAAGAGCAACTCGCGACGCTGACCGAGACGATCGAACAGCAAAACGAACTCCTCGCGAAACAACAGCAGACGATCAAGCAACTGATCAAAGAGCTCCGGCAGGGCCGCTAG
- a CDS encoding NADP-dependent malic enzyme, giving the protein MGLDEDALDYHGRAPPGKIEIATTKPTNTQRDLSLAYSPGVAAPCEAIHETPEDAFKYTARGNLVAVVSDGSAVLGLGDIGPEASKPVMEGKGVLFKRFADIDVFDLELDTDDPDAMIEAVDAMGPTFGGINLEDIAAPACFEIERELRERMDVPVFHDDQHGTAIISGAALLNAADIVDKELEEMEIVFSGAGASAIASARFYVSLGVRKENITMCDSSGIITADRVENDGLNRYKAEFASEGTGGDLADALAGADAFVGLSVGGVVDEAMVRSMASEPIIFAMANPDPEIDYETAKAARDDTVIMATGRSDYPNQVNNVLGFPFIFRGALDVRATEINEEMKVAAARALARLARQDVPDAVVKAYGDQPLQFGPEYIIPKPLDPRVLFEVTPAVAEAAMDSGAARKSIDLDDYVERLEARLGKSREMMRVVLNKAKSDPKRVVLAEGDDEKMIRAAYQLIEQGIAEPVLLGDRDRISAITDTLGLAFEPEIVDPDEGGLDEYADRLYELRQRKGVTRREADELVTDGNYLGSVMVEMGDADAMLTGLTHHYPSALRPPLQIVGTAPEAEYAAGVYMLTFRNRVVFCADTTVNTDPDADVLTEVTRHTAELARRFNVEPRAAMLSYSNFGSVDSPSTRAPRRAAERLREDPATDFPVDGEMQADTAVVEDILQGTYEFSELDDPANVLVFPSLEAGNIGYKLLQRLGGAEAIGPMLVGMDKPVHVLQRGDEVKDIVNMAGVAVVDAQDD; this is encoded by the coding sequence ATGGGACTCGACGAGGACGCCCTCGACTACCACGGCCGGGCACCGCCCGGAAAGATCGAGATCGCGACGACGAAGCCGACCAACACCCAGCGAGACCTCTCGCTGGCGTACTCGCCGGGCGTGGCCGCGCCCTGTGAGGCGATTCACGAGACCCCGGAGGACGCCTTCAAGTACACCGCACGCGGGAACCTCGTGGCCGTCGTCTCCGATGGCTCCGCGGTGCTCGGCCTCGGCGACATCGGCCCCGAGGCGTCCAAGCCGGTGATGGAGGGAAAGGGCGTGCTGTTCAAGCGGTTCGCCGACATCGACGTGTTCGACCTCGAACTCGACACCGACGACCCCGACGCGATGATCGAGGCCGTCGACGCGATGGGACCGACCTTCGGCGGGATCAACCTCGAAGACATCGCCGCGCCGGCCTGCTTCGAGATCGAGCGCGAGCTACGCGAACGGATGGACGTGCCCGTGTTCCACGACGACCAGCACGGGACCGCGATCATCTCCGGGGCGGCGCTGCTGAACGCGGCCGACATCGTGGACAAAGAGCTCGAAGAGATGGAGATCGTCTTCTCCGGTGCCGGGGCGAGCGCCATCGCCTCGGCCCGCTTTTACGTCTCTCTGGGAGTCCGCAAAGAGAACATCACGATGTGTGACTCCTCGGGGATCATCACTGCCGACCGCGTCGAGAACGACGGACTGAACCGCTACAAGGCGGAGTTCGCCAGCGAGGGGACCGGCGGCGACCTCGCCGACGCACTGGCCGGTGCCGACGCGTTCGTCGGCCTCTCGGTCGGTGGCGTCGTCGACGAGGCGATGGTCCGATCGATGGCGAGCGAACCGATCATCTTCGCGATGGCCAATCCCGACCCGGAGATCGACTACGAGACGGCGAAGGCCGCTCGCGACGACACCGTCATCATGGCCACGGGGCGGTCGGACTACCCCAACCAGGTCAACAACGTCCTCGGATTCCCGTTTATCTTCCGCGGTGCGCTCGACGTGCGCGCGACCGAGATCAACGAGGAGATGAAGGTCGCGGCGGCCCGCGCGCTGGCTCGACTCGCCCGTCAGGACGTGCCAGACGCCGTCGTCAAGGCCTACGGCGACCAGCCGCTGCAGTTCGGTCCCGAGTACATCATCCCCAAGCCGCTGGACCCCAGGGTCCTCTTCGAGGTGACTCCCGCCGTCGCGGAGGCGGCGATGGACTCCGGCGCAGCACGCAAGAGCATCGACCTCGACGACTACGTCGAACGGCTGGAGGCGCGGCTCGGCAAGTCCCGCGAGATGATGCGAGTCGTGCTCAACAAGGCAAAGAGCGACCCCAAACGGGTAGTGCTGGCCGAGGGCGACGACGAGAAGATGATCCGCGCGGCCTACCAGCTGATCGAGCAAGGGATCGCCGAGCCGGTCTTGCTGGGCGACCGGGACCGGATCTCGGCGATCACCGACACGCTCGGGCTGGCCTTCGAGCCGGAGATCGTCGATCCCGACGAGGGCGGCCTCGACGAGTACGCAGATCGGCTGTACGAACTGCGACAGCGGAAAGGCGTCACGCGACGCGAGGCCGACGAACTCGTCACCGACGGCAACTACCTGGGCAGCGTGATGGTGGAGATGGGCGACGCCGACGCGATGTTGACCGGGCTGACCCACCACTACCCCTCCGCGCTGCGGCCCCCACTCCAGATCGTCGGGACCGCACCGGAAGCCGAGTACGCAGCGGGAGTCTACATGCTCACCTTCCGCAACAGGGTCGTCTTCTGTGCGGACACCACTGTCAACACGGACCCCGACGCGGACGTGCTCACGGAAGTGACCCGTCACACGGCCGAGCTGGCACGGCGGTTCAACGTCGAGCCCCGCGCGGCCATGCTGTCGTACTCGAACTTCGGCAGCGTCGACTCCCCGAGCACGCGGGCACCGCGTCGCGCCGCCGAGCGCCTCCGGGAGGACCCGGCGACGGACTTCCCGGTCGACGGCGAGATGCAGGCCGACACGGCCGTCGTCGAGGACATCCTCCAGGGGACCTACGAGTTCTCCGAACTGGACGACCCGGCGAACGTCCTCGTGTTCCCGAGCCTCGAAGCGGGCAACATCGGCTACAAGCTCCTCCAGCGCCTCGGCGGTGCAGAGGCGATCGGCCCGATGCTGGTCGGCATGGACAAGCCGGTCCACGTCCTCCAGCGTGGCGACGAAGTCAAAGACATCGTCAACATGGCGGGCGTGGCAGTCGTCGACGCACAGGACGACTGA
- a CDS encoding DUF5830 family protein, producing the protein MPSDDRVALGLELLAHLEHAELSVKDAMDRIEIVTTDPAVQREILTAAQREGVVEREDGTVRPTATGTFVSFESDVVVKEGEFDCQRCGAGISEGHFVQFDSDELGPFGSTCIRKVLGRD; encoded by the coding sequence GTGCCGTCCGACGATCGCGTCGCGCTCGGTCTGGAACTGCTCGCCCACCTCGAACACGCCGAGCTGTCGGTCAAGGACGCGATGGACCGCATCGAGATCGTTACCACCGATCCGGCAGTCCAGCGCGAGATCCTGACGGCCGCACAGCGTGAGGGTGTCGTCGAACGCGAGGACGGGACGGTCCGGCCGACCGCGACGGGCACGTTCGTCAGCTTCGAGAGCGACGTCGTCGTCAAAGAGGGCGAGTTCGACTGCCAGCGCTGTGGCGCGGGCATCTCCGAGGGCCACTTCGTCCAGTTCGACAGCGACGAACTCGGCCCCTTCGGCTCGACGTGTATCAGGAAAGTGCTCGGGCGCGACTAG